ACCATCTGCTCTGGAACAGTCAAtctgcacagacacacactgcAGCCCTCCTCCAgtcaataaataatttaatgagGTTACACTTCTGCAAGAACACACGAGAGgcacccaccccctccccacccgaGCCCCTCCACAGCTGCACCAGAAGGCCACAGGAATGCAGGGATCTTCACAGAAGATATCGCTCCAGGCCCAGCCCCTGGCACACCCAAACACCTCCCCGGGGCAGGGGGACAGCACCCCAACCCCAGGCAGCACCAGCCAGCCCATGCTGCAGGGATCATGCatttggggaaggggagagcCCAGACCCACAGGTACCAAGACACAGACAGGCGGTGAGATGGaggggaggctggagcagggctggggtccctcagcagggctgggggccctgcagcacctccctgctgccctcagaAGGGAAGGCGCTTCAGCTGCTCGTAAGTGATAAAAAACTGGAGGGCAGGAAGGTCAAGGAAAGTGCAACAAGCTCCTCAGGCAGTGCCTGCTGTCACAACCAGAAGccccttctgcagcagcaccaactgggctgcactgggagaggagaggtgtGCGACAAGGGctgccagggaaaggaaaaggctgacCCAGCAGCAAGCTGGCCCGGGCTCACCTAGAGCCCTGAGAAAGGCAGGTGGCCCCAATCCCAAGCTTCTTCAAAATAAACCACGGAGCCCATTCCagagggcagcagtgctggctccacagagcagctcagcacccacctgggagcagcaggagactCCAAGGGACACAGGAGCTGATCAGGAACCACAGCACCCCCAGAGCTCGGGCCAGAGGAGGGGGCTCAGGCCAAGCACGTGAGCAGCAAAACACCCCAGACCCCTGTGCTGACCAccccccagctgccagcagcagcactcccaGCCACTGGAACCCTCCTGTGTCTGtcccagcaggactggggggctgagccctgcacagcctggctcccagcccccccccccccccagcagcagacTGAAGGATACAATGATGTTCCAGGGTCCCAGCCGAAGCCAGTTGGGCCAGAAACCTTTATAGAGGGCAGAGAAACCCTCACTCTTCCACGTctgggaggagagaagagacagATGGGTGATGAGGCACAGCAGGGCCATGCTCTGCCCATCTCCCTAATGTGACACAAGGGACCTTCAcccctgctgcaggaggtgcaGGTCAGGCTTGTGAGGTGTCAGGCACAGAACAGGAACCCATTTACACTGCACTGCCACCAAAGGCTGGTCCCAGCTCGGGAGGATGCTCAAGCTGACAGCTACCCCAGGACAGGGACTGGGCCTCTTCAAACACTCACTGACCACCAGGTCCTGTCGCTGTGGAACCTGGCTGCTCTGTCAGTGGTGTTGAGCTCTGCCTCCTCGAAAGAGGGCCCTGCCCCCCCTCACCTTCAGCAGCCCATCCAGGGTGCCCCTGTAGAGCTCCGTGCTGCCCACGATCGCCCGCTGGTTCATCATCCGCGTCCGCACCACGTCCACGGGGTTGGATGCGATGGCCCCCGCCAGCCCACAGGTGAAACTGGAGCTGCTCACGCACCAAAAGAGAGGAGGAACAGCTCTGAACACGGCCCAGACACACTGAGACACCGGCAGGAGAGAGagcatccctcctgcatccaATGAAAGGCACCCGGGAGCAgagggcagctgcaggagccGTGCTcgaggcaggagggagcagcagcacctctgggCAGCATTCAGCTGAGACCAAGCTGGCATTTCACGTCCCCACAGGCTCCCTACCAGGCTCCTTCCCCAGGCAGTCTCTCTGGGGATACTTGCCAGCCTCCACAGCACATCCCTCAGAAGAGCCAAGCCtgtcctctgcagctccagagctccAAATCCCACCTTGCCCAGCCTagcaagcagagcagcagcagcagcagcagcagcaggaaatacTCACACGAAGTGGGCAAAGATGGTGTCCCCCATCAGGCCTGACACAATCAAGTGCTTCTTGGTGATGTCGTAGACGGGCAGCTCCACCCCAACCACAATGGCAGCTCTCTGAGCTGTTGGCACAAccccctgcagagcagagaccCCGCTCACAAGCTGCTGCCTGAGGCACAGCACCACCCCAGCCTCCTCTGGGGCCTTTGCTGACAACCCAgcccctgtcccctgcagctGCCCCCAGAGCCACTGCTCTGTCCTacccctgccatgctcagaGGGTCCCAAGGGGTCTAGGACCGGGTAGGGTGGGGACCAACATGGCTGCCTGGTAGCCAGGAGCAGAACCTGGCTACTCCCCGTGGCTCAGAGCTCTCCTCAAGAGCTGCCCtgctgagggagggaggtgtcagtgctgctgctggcagggcttcCATCACTGGTGCTCACCCTCCAGAGCCCCCGGGTGCCCTCCTGCTGGTAGATGTCGATGAAGCTGCCGATCATCCCACCCTGGAACAAACTGCCCTGAGCCTGCATGCGGATCTGCAAGAGAGGGGAGAGTCTGCTGGGAGAAAGAACAGCAGGGGAACCCAGAGCTGGCAAAGCAGGCAGCCAGTGGtgagggagcagggacagcacTGGGGGGGAAGCAGAGGGCAAAACCCAGAGGGCAAAACTCATCCAAGACAGAGGAGGGACAGGCAAGgtcctcctgctctgagaaGGTTGATCCACCCAGGGAGGAGCGTGGGGCAGATCTGCAGGCTCCCTGTGCTCAGAGCAGAGGGGCCCTGACCCCCCAGCAAGGCCACAGAGGGCAGGAAGGGGAGCAGGCTGCCCCCCGGGCTCTGCTGACTCCGTACCCCAGGCAGGACAGCAGCCAGGGCTCACCTTGAGGACATCTGTGGGATTGGCAAGCGCAGAGGAGATGACCCCAGACACCACACCACAGATGACGTTGATGAGCAAC
The Heliangelus exortis chromosome 14, bHelExo1.hap1, whole genome shotgun sequence DNA segment above includes these coding regions:
- the SLC25A14 gene encoding brain mitochondrial carrier protein 1 isoform X2 — translated: MSALNWKPFVYGGLASIVAEFGTFPVDLTKTRLQVQGQSTDARFREVRYRGMFHALFRICREEGGRALYSGIAPALLRQASYGTIKIGIYQSLKRLFVDRMEDETLLINVICGVVSGVISSALANPTDVLKIRMQAQGSLFQGGMIGSFIDIYQQEGTRGLWRGVVPTAQRAAIVVGVELPVYDITKKHLIVSGLMGDTIFAHFVSSFTCGLAGAIASNPVDVVRTRMMNQRAIVGSTELYRGTLDGLLKTWKSEGFSALYKGFWPNWLRLGPWNIIFFITYEQLKRLPF
- the SLC25A14 gene encoding brain mitochondrial carrier protein 1 isoform X1, which translates into the protein MSALNWKPFVYGGLASIVAEFGTFPVDLTKTRLQVQGQSTDARFREVRYRGMFHALFRICREEGGRALYSGIAPALLRQASYGTIKIGIYQSLKRLFVDRMEAPGKSSTCCSLSSPGIQLLSVCVLQAWAGSGLVSSGKCWDETLLINVICGVVSGVISSALANPTDVLKIRMQAQGSLFQGGMIGSFIDIYQQEGTRGLWRGVVPTAQRAAIVVGVELPVYDITKKHLIVSGLMGDTIFAHFVSSFTCGLAGAIASNPVDVVRTRMMNQRAIVGSTELYRGTLDGLLKTWKSEGFSALYKGFWPNWLRLGPWNIIFFITYEQLKRLPF